A single genomic interval of Ramlibacter pinisoli harbors:
- a CDS encoding alpha/beta fold hydrolase: MTTRRDLLAASAATALLAACASTRGGADLPPIVFVHGNGDSASIFQSLLWRFESNGWPRERLHAIDLPYPTATEDHARPQPGRSTSADFRNHLRAEVDRMLQATGAGQVVLVALSRGGNAVRDYIQNGPGADRVSHAILGGTPNHGVWALPDFQPNSEFNGTGPFLRALNTPRNAQGDEVTGPVRWLTIRSDGNDKFAQPDGLWIGRRGQPTHVTAAGPELKGATNVVIPRIDHRETALSPAAFAAMHQFLTGRPPAQPAVVPEPRVVLSGQVSGLGVSSTDPASGNLPNNLPLPGATLAVYAVDAGTGERRGPALLSQAIGPDGRWGPLATTPETRLEFVVAAPGYATTHVYRSPFPRSSAIVHLRPERVPGADRDAPALVLMTRPRGYFDPTRDRMAFDGQTPPPGALPGAGVASSRIQPAGLPRTVVAEFNGEKVVGRSWPLAQNRVSVLELTD, encoded by the coding sequence GTGACCACCCGTCGAGACCTGCTGGCCGCGTCGGCCGCGACCGCGCTGCTCGCCGCCTGCGCCTCCACCCGCGGGGGTGCCGACCTGCCGCCCATCGTCTTCGTCCACGGCAACGGCGACAGCGCATCGATCTTCCAGTCGCTGCTGTGGCGGTTCGAATCGAACGGCTGGCCGCGCGAACGCCTGCACGCCATCGACCTGCCCTATCCCACCGCCACCGAGGACCACGCCCGGCCGCAGCCGGGACGCAGCACCTCGGCCGACTTCCGCAACCACCTGCGGGCGGAGGTCGACCGCATGCTGCAGGCCACGGGTGCCGGGCAGGTGGTGCTGGTCGCCCTGTCGCGCGGCGGCAATGCCGTGCGCGACTACATCCAGAACGGCCCGGGTGCCGACCGCGTGAGCCATGCCATCCTCGGTGGAACGCCGAACCACGGCGTGTGGGCGCTGCCCGATTTCCAGCCGAACAGCGAGTTCAACGGCACCGGTCCGTTCCTGCGCGCGCTGAACACGCCACGCAACGCGCAGGGCGACGAGGTGACCGGCCCGGTGCGCTGGCTGACGATCCGCTCCGACGGCAACGACAAGTTCGCGCAGCCGGACGGCCTGTGGATCGGCCGGCGCGGCCAGCCGACCCACGTGACGGCCGCCGGCCCCGAACTGAAGGGCGCCACCAACGTGGTGATCCCGCGCATCGACCACCGCGAGACGGCGCTGTCGCCGGCCGCCTTCGCCGCCATGCACCAGTTCCTCACCGGCCGTCCGCCGGCCCAGCCGGCCGTCGTTCCCGAGCCGCGCGTCGTGCTGTCCGGCCAGGTCAGCGGGCTGGGCGTGTCGTCCACCGATCCGGCCTCGGGCAACCTGCCGAACAACCTGCCGCTGCCGGGCGCGACGCTGGCGGTGTACGCCGTCGACGCCGGCACCGGCGAGCGCCGCGGCCCCGCGCTGCTGTCGCAGGCCATTGGACCGGACGGCCGCTGGGGCCCGCTCGCCACCACGCCCGAGACCCGGCTCGAGTTCGTCGTGGCGGCACCCGGCTACGCCACCACGCATGTCTACCGCAGCCCCTTCCCGCGCTCGAGCGCAATCGTGCACCTGCGCCCCGAGCGGGTGCCCGGCGCCGACCGCGACGCGCCGGCCCTGGTGCTCATGACGCGCCCGCGTGGCTACTTCGATCCGACCCGCGACCGCATGGCGTTCGACGGCCAGACGCCGCCGCCGGGCGCGCTGCCGGGGGCCGGCGTCGCCAGCTCGCGCATCCAGCCGGCCGGCCTGCCGCGCACCGTGGTGGCCGAATTCAATGGGGAGAAGGTGGTAGGCCGCAGCTGGCCGCTAGCGCAGAACCGGGTGTCGGTGCTCGAGCTGACCGACTGA
- a CDS encoding acyl-CoA dehydrogenase family protein, which produces MDFDFSDDQEQLRDAVRKWVDRSYGFERRRGAVRAGGFDRDTYTELAELGLAGLYVPEDHAGMGMGPVEGMVVMEELGRGLVLEPLAQALIAGAVINGYGPEPLKTARLGHIASGETLLVLAHQERKARWHLDRCETKASRQGDGWTVSGSKSLVPAGDQADAFLVPAMADGRMAMLLVERAAGVTATGYPTLDGSRAAEVVFSNAPATLVTQDGLAALEHAVDIGIACACAEGVGVIDKTMALTAEYMNTRKQFGVTIASFQALRHRMADMKMQQELARSMSYYASLKLNAPAAERRRAMARAKYQLGVAMRFVGQNSVQLHGGIGVTDEYIGSHYFKKLTQLELTFGDTLHHLGEVSARMQDTAGVFA; this is translated from the coding sequence ATGGACTTCGATTTTTCCGACGACCAGGAACAGCTGCGCGACGCGGTACGCAAGTGGGTCGACCGCAGCTACGGCTTCGAGCGCCGGCGGGGCGCCGTGCGCGCCGGCGGCTTCGACCGCGACACCTACACCGAGCTGGCCGAACTGGGCCTGGCCGGGCTCTACGTTCCCGAGGACCACGCCGGCATGGGCATGGGGCCGGTCGAGGGCATGGTGGTGATGGAGGAGCTGGGCCGTGGCCTGGTGCTGGAGCCGCTGGCGCAGGCGCTCATCGCCGGCGCGGTCATCAACGGGTATGGACCGGAACCGCTCAAGACGGCCCGGCTGGGCCACATCGCCAGTGGCGAGACGCTGCTGGTGCTGGCGCACCAGGAACGCAAGGCGCGCTGGCACCTGGACCGCTGCGAGACCAAGGCCAGCCGGCAGGGCGACGGCTGGACCGTGAGCGGCAGCAAGAGCCTGGTGCCGGCCGGCGACCAGGCCGATGCGTTCCTGGTGCCCGCCATGGCGGACGGCCGCATGGCGATGCTGCTGGTCGAGCGCGCCGCCGGCGTCACCGCCACGGGCTACCCCACCCTGGACGGCAGCCGCGCCGCCGAGGTCGTGTTCAGCAACGCCCCGGCCACGCTGGTCACGCAGGACGGCCTGGCGGCCCTGGAACATGCGGTCGACATCGGCATTGCCTGCGCGTGCGCGGAAGGCGTCGGCGTCATCGACAAGACCATGGCCCTGACGGCGGAGTACATGAACACCCGCAAGCAGTTCGGCGTCACGATCGCCAGCTTCCAGGCCCTGCGCCACCGCATGGCGGACATGAAGATGCAACAGGAACTGGCGCGCTCGATGAGCTACTACGCGAGCCTGAAGCTCAATGCCCCGGCCGCGGAGCGGCGCCGGGCCATGGCGCGCGCCAAGTACCAGCTCGGTGTCGCGATGCGCTTCGTGGGCCAGAACTCGGTGCAGCTGCACGGCGGCATCGGCGTCACCGACGAATACATCGGCAGCCACTACTTCAAGAAGCTCACCCAGCTGGAGCTGACGTTCGGCGACACGCTGCACCACCTGGGCGAAGTGTCGGCGCGGATGCAGGACACGGCCGGCGTGTTCGCCTGA
- a CDS encoding HNH endonuclease produces MKVLKLSGQGLPQSWISLEQAVLHYAADEVRWEVGAQVALFRGGHNAMTGEQSLIAVSSIIGTKGVPNINPFDLKPGLTNGKLFARDRNICAYCGGDFHEDELTREHIIPFAQNGKDHWMNVVTACRACNHRKSNRTPEQARMPLLYAPYVPSLWEDFILRNRRILADQMEFLMAHLPKSSRLHG; encoded by the coding sequence TTGAAGGTCTTGAAGTTGTCCGGCCAGGGTCTGCCGCAGTCCTGGATTTCCCTCGAGCAGGCGGTGCTGCACTATGCCGCCGATGAGGTGCGCTGGGAGGTCGGCGCACAGGTTGCGCTGTTCCGTGGCGGCCACAACGCCATGACCGGCGAGCAGTCGCTCATCGCCGTCAGCAGCATCATCGGCACCAAGGGGGTGCCGAACATCAACCCCTTCGACCTCAAGCCCGGCCTCACCAACGGCAAGCTGTTCGCCCGCGACCGCAACATCTGCGCTTACTGCGGCGGCGATTTCCACGAGGATGAGCTCACCCGCGAGCACATCATTCCCTTCGCGCAGAACGGCAAGGACCACTGGATGAACGTGGTGACGGCATGCCGTGCCTGCAACCACCGCAAGAGCAACCGCACGCCCGAGCAGGCCCGCATGCCGCTGCTCTACGCGCCCTACGTTCCCAGCCTGTGGGAAGACTTCATCCTGCGCAACCGGCGCATCCTGGCCGACCAGATGGAGTTCCTGATGGCGCACCTGCCCAAGTCCTCGCGCCTGCACGGCTAG
- a CDS encoding acyl-CoA dehydrogenase family protein translates to MDLAFTPEEQQFREDIRAWVRDNLPQDISNKVHNNLHLTRDDMQRWARILGKKGWLGYGWPKQFGGPGWNAIQKHLFEEECALAGAPRIVPFGPVMVAPVIMAFGNAEQQKRFLPGIASGEVWWSQGYSEPGSGSDLASLKTRAERKGDKYIVNGQKTWTTLGQYGDWMFNLVRTSTEGKPQTGISFLLLDMKSPGVSVRPIIMLDGGHEVNEVFFDNVEVPAENLIGEENKGWTYAKHLLSHERTNIADVNRAKRELERLKRIAKAEGVYDDQRFRDEIAKLEVDIVALEMMVLRVLSAEKSGKNSLDVAGLLKIKGSEIQQRYSELMMLAGGPYSVPFILEAMEAGWQGDFPGAATGLAPLAATYFNLRKTTIYGGSNEVQRNIVAQTVLG, encoded by the coding sequence ATGGACCTGGCCTTCACGCCCGAGGAACAGCAGTTCCGCGAAGACATCCGCGCCTGGGTGCGCGACAACCTGCCGCAGGACATTTCGAACAAGGTCCACAACAACCTGCACCTCACGCGCGATGACATGCAGCGCTGGGCCCGCATCCTCGGCAAGAAGGGCTGGCTGGGCTACGGCTGGCCGAAGCAGTTCGGCGGCCCGGGCTGGAACGCCATCCAGAAACACCTGTTCGAGGAAGAGTGCGCGCTGGCCGGCGCGCCGCGCATCGTGCCCTTCGGGCCGGTGATGGTGGCGCCGGTCATCATGGCCTTCGGCAACGCCGAGCAGCAGAAGCGCTTCCTGCCGGGCATCGCCAGCGGCGAGGTGTGGTGGAGCCAGGGCTACAGCGAGCCGGGCTCGGGCTCCGACCTGGCGTCGCTCAAGACACGCGCCGAACGCAAGGGCGACAAGTACATCGTCAACGGCCAGAAGACCTGGACCACCCTGGGCCAGTACGGCGACTGGATGTTCAACCTGGTGCGCACCAGCACCGAAGGCAAGCCGCAGACCGGCATCTCGTTCCTGCTGCTCGACATGAAGTCGCCCGGCGTCAGCGTGCGGCCCATCATCATGCTCGACGGCGGCCATGAGGTGAACGAGGTGTTCTTCGACAACGTCGAAGTGCCGGCCGAGAACCTGATCGGCGAGGAGAACAAGGGCTGGACCTACGCCAAGCACCTGCTCTCGCACGAACGCACCAACATCGCCGACGTCAACCGCGCCAAGCGCGAGCTCGAGCGGCTCAAGCGCATCGCCAAGGCCGAGGGCGTGTACGACGACCAGCGCTTCCGCGACGAGATCGCCAAGCTGGAAGTCGACATCGTGGCCCTGGAGATGATGGTGCTGCGCGTGCTGTCGGCCGAGAAGTCGGGCAAGAACTCGCTCGACGTGGCCGGCCTGCTGAAGATCAAGGGCAGCGAGATCCAGCAGCGTTACAGCGAACTGATGATGCTGGCCGGGGGCCCGTACAGCGTGCCCTTCATCCTGGAAGCCATGGAAGCCGGCTGGCAGGGCGACTTCCCGGGCGCCGCAACGGGACTGGCGCCGCTGGCAGCGACCTATTTCAACCTGCGCAAGACCACCATCTACGGCGGCAGCAACGAGGTTCAGCGCAACATCGTGGCGCAGACCGTCCTGGGCTGA